In Nitrosomonas ureae, the sequence CTAGCCCGTGTCGCAGCCACATATAACAAGCGATCCGCTTCATTCTGCTCTTTCTTACAATCAATTTTTTCCATCCACCTATAAATCGGATCAGAATCTAATCCCGTTTCCTGGATGGGCGCAAGTAATAACTCCGGGCTAACCAACTTGGTTTCAACTTTAATTCGATCATGCGGTTGTTCCATCCACTTTAACAATTGTTTATCGTTTCTACGCTGCTCTCGACCCATCCCAGGCACAATAACTGTATCAAATTCAAGTCCCTTTGCCTTATGAATCGTCATTATCTGCAAAGAATCATCTGCGACCAGATCTTGGGATGCGTAGAGCGCATTCAATCCTTTCTCAAAACCAATCAGATCTCGAATCGTACCAACTTCTTCCTGCATTTCTAGATAATCCAGGAAGATCATGGCATCACTCCAAGTTGTCGAAATATAATTACTATTTTTTTTTATAATGGGATTAATGCACCCCGGCCCACCTAAAGCTTGCCACACTGCCTCAACCGTCATGCGCAGAGACTGACGCTCCCGATGCATTATGCAAGGTGCCAAAGCGTCACGTAACCTTTCTATTCGTGCCTTTGCATCATCTGAAAGATAGCACCAATGATTTGGATCATCAATTAACTGCCACAGAACTGTTTCATTGATAGTTGTATCACAATCTTTTTCTTTATGTTCATTACTGGTCTTAAGCAAAGCATCAATATCTTTAAGCAAAAATCCACACCAAGGCGCACGTAATAATGCAAACCAAGCCACTTTATCCGCTAAATTTATCAATGCTCTGGTAAGAACCAGCAGATCCTGAACTACAGGCCTGTAATGCAATAACTCAATATCAATGGCACGAAACCGTAAACCGGATTCTTTTAGTTTTTGTACAATTGTCTGTAAATGACTACGGTTACGCACCAAAATTGCGATTGTATTTGTGGGATAATCACGGCGATTTTGCTGTATTATTTCAACAACTTGGTTGGCCTCAGCAATCTGATTTTTATCAAATAATGGATATACTTTCACTGCGATCTCTGTGAACCTAGAGTGTATTGCAGTTGAAGGCGTATAAGGCACCGCACCCGATTCAATCTCTTCACGAATAGGCATAATTTGTGTAAAAGTTTCATTAACCCAATCAATGATCCCTCGCTGTGAGCGGAAATTAGAACTAAGCGTAATTGGCTGTAAGACCAGATGGCCAATGCCGGTATTTCGAGCTTGCAAAAAAAGTCCTACTTCCGCTTCCCGAAACCGGTAGATGGATTGCATCGGATCTCCCACGGCGAATAAGCTGCGCCCATCCCCCATTTCCCAGCCAGCAATAAGTTTTTCAATTAACTTATACTGACTGATCGAAGTATCCTGAAACTCATCAATCAACAAATGTTGGATGCGATAATCCAACGCTAACGCCAGATCTGTAGGGAATTCGGATTCCCCCAATGCAAGCAACGCACGTTGCGTAACCTCCGAAAAATCTACAAAACCACTGGTTTGAAAAATGATCTTAAGTTGTGCGACAGCATTCGGTAATAATCTTGTTATTGCACCAAGAATTTTCCATTGCCTGTCCGTATAATAAGGGGGTGGCAATAGACGCATATCATGTAATGCTTGTCGAAAAACTTCCTCTGAGCTAAGCGCAGCGACCAAGGCACCCCATCGATTTTTCCATTTCTTTGCTTCATCCTTCTCAATTTTGCTGTTACCAGACGGAAAACCCTCGTTGATAGAGATTTTTTTTCTCCAAGAACCTTCCCGTGTAAGTAACAATTCTGCAATCCCATACCAATGCTCAACATTAGCTGAAGATAGGCTATATATTTGATTGGGAAACAGAATGGATGACTTCTTGCCATCAGCAGTCAGATTTATGGCGGCATAACGCAGCAATGCTAGCAACTCATTTTCTAACACCTTGGGAAATTGCAGCAAAACATATTGCAATGCATGATAACGCAAATTTTGTAAGGATTCTTCCAGCTCTTGCCGGGTTTTAGCATGGATATGACGCAACCAGTGGTCACGCTGCGCTAACATTTCAATCAGTAAAGTTTCGACGCGCGCCATGTCATTATCCAGATGCTCAAGCAACTGTTCTACATCATGGGCAATTGCGTGGTCTTGCTGCATCAATTCAAGCGTAACTCGCACCGCCTCCAAATAAAAATCGGTAGCGTCCTCAATAGTTTCGGGTTGCGCTCCAAACTTTGACAGCATAGGCATTTGTCTTGTCAATGAAGCGCATAATGAATCAATCGTCTGTATTCGCAATCGTTCGGGGTGCTCAATAAGATACCAGCCTGCTTGTTGATCGCGCAGCAAAACAGCCGCTGCCAATTCCTGGTTTAATTTTTCATGAGTAGTTTCAGCTTCATCTGGATTGTGTTCAATTTCTAGTTCGGCTAGAACCCGAGTACGCATTTCTGCCGCAGCTTTGCGCGTGAAGGTAATGGCCACCACTTCTTCAGGTGCGTCGACACAAGTCAGTAATTTGAGATAACGTTGGATAAGCAACGCTGTTTTTCCCGACCCGGCCGGCGCTTGAACAATAAATGATTGAGATGGATCAAGTGCTTGACGGCGCTCATCCGCATCAGGGATTATTTTAGAATTAGCCACTTTCCTTGCTCAACTCAGTCACACTGTCATCGATCCGCTCACGAATCCGACAAAACAATTGCATATCACAATACTTACACGTTGCCGGAAAATTCTTGGGATTTACTCTCGCATCACCACTACAAAAACCCGTTGCCAGATTTGTCAGATATTGCTGCCAAGCTGCAATCAGATCCTCCCATGTGTTAAACCGTGCGCATTTTTCTAATTGCGAGAAAGCTTTTATACCTGGCAATAGATTCGCTTCTCGCACTATTGCCGTAAACCCCATTTCCCCTCGTTTTAAAACCGCAAATGCAGCACCAGCAGCTTGTTGCTTCATTCCTTCCATCATCAGATATAAAGGAAGCTGCGGCTCGTCCGGACGTTCTCCGATCATTGATTGAATGGATTTTCTGCTTGTTTTATAATCAATTACGATCCATTGCCCATTCTCCAACTCATCAATTCGATCCAAGCGGGTGCTCAAAATCAAATCACCTATTTGAATAACGCATTTTTCTTCCACAGCGATTACCTTAAAGGAACTACGCTTTTTTTCTTCATCCAACCATTCAAGCGCCAAGCGAAACAAACGCCGTTGTTCAATTTGTGCAAAACGTCCGGAAAGTGCAATAGGCCTATATTGCTCCATCTGTAAAATAGCACTGTTTGTAATATCTTTCAGCATACGCTCAAGGTTGTAATCACTAATATCATCAAGCGCTTCTTTGGTTTTCAATTGTTGCCATAGCTGTGCTAATACCTGATGCACCAACAAGCCTCTTTCCGCTGCATTCAGACCTGTGTGCGGCGCATCCAAGCCTGAAATAGATAATCGATGCTTGGCCCAAGCACGAAATGGGCATGCGGCATAATCCTTAATTATCGATGTACCGCCTCTGATTCCTTGTTTAACGATTTCTTTATCCAACGGTGGTGATTCACAATCTACGATATATTCCATTTCGCACGACTGGATAATCCGATCATGATGCTGTTCCATATCACGAACCACCGGTCCGCTGAGTGGCATCAATCGAATCAATGGGCTGCATTTCAATTCATGTCCATCGCGATCGTTACTATATCTGGGATAGGTTAATATGATATCTTTAGCGCTGCATAGCCAATTCCGTGTTAGTCGTTGACAGTATGCATATGACTCCAACGTTGATCCCCAGGGCAATTTTGCTTTGCGTTGCAACTCTAATGGCAAAAAAGGATTTGGATGGGACTTCAAGGGCCACTGTTCATCGGATAATCCCATAACCCACAGATGATCAAACTCCATCCCGATCGCATCAAATACATCGATAATCTGCACAGGCACATTAGGTGTTTCGGGCTGAAACAAGGTATCGCTTGCCATCTGTCTAAGTCGGCTGACAGCTTCATGGTAGCTGGTTTTTACGTTGACTTGATCAAGCGCTGCGAAATTTGCGATAAGCAGCTGCCACTTTTTAAGGGCTTGAAACTCACTGGAATCCAAACCACGCTCTCCGGGAAAACCCAAAATTTGCAACACTTCGGCAATAACTCTCGCGAATACAGTATGGCTGGCTGACTCTGGAAGCCTAGTTTGACCAAATATCCTTAATACGGACAAACAATGCAGTAAAATTGGGCATTCCTTCCCTCCACTTGCTCGCGATACGAGTATAAATAACCGCTCCAAAGAAATCTCAGGTTCAGAAAAACGACGTATTTGTGCATCAAGCAGCACACGTTGACTCATTTCACTTTCGCTCCCTGCAAGAAATGGTGAGCGCAACCAGTAACTAATACGGTTAAATTCCACTTTTTGATTTAGTAATGCCAGGCCTATAAAAGCTATATCAATCAATGGATAACTTATTAGTTCCAAACCCAGCGAAACATTAAACGGAGCAATATTTCGCGTTGTTCCCGGCAATGCAAATCGAATATCCGGATGCATTACCTTCTTAAAAATACGAATCAATGTATTCCGATATTTCACCAATGCCGGCACCACGATACCTACGCGCACGCCATTCACACTATTGCTTACTGTTTCAATTTTGGAGCGTGCCCATATTGCAGCTTGATAAATTTCTTCCTGACTATTCGTATATTCGCATCGTTGAATAGTTGCTACTGATTGCGGCCATTGAATGGTTGGATTAGCGACCACGACTTCACACCCGCAATCACTCAGCTTCTTTAAGAAAACAATTTGCTGTGGCGTAATAACATCAAAACCATAACAGATTATTAGAGATGGTTTTTTAATATCCAGAAATTCATATTGTTCTGTAATCAGATCACAAATACGGGCTTGATCCGTGCGCCGGGTTTGTGTCGTTATATTTTGATAAGTTTCTGCCCAACCTAGAAACTCTCTAACATCTTCGTTCGGTACAACATCACCTAGACGATGAATCAACCGCCAAGCATGTGCGAGATACCATGCTTCACTGACTAAACGAGCTGTCTGTGGAATTCTTAATAATGCTTTTCCAACTTCTGAAGATAGAATAATTGATTCCCAAAGTACTTGCTCCTGATGCACAGACAGTAACAAAGGTAATGTAGCTATCGGCTTGACATATGATGATTCGAGATAAATTCGCTCGGTTAGCGAAGAAAATGGCAGAATGTCTGCTGAGTACCATGCAGACTTTTTCTGTTTAATTTGATCTTGATTAAATTTCTCATTAAGCGCTAATGCAAGCCTGCTATTAGGTGTAACAACCACGCTGTCAGCATTTATGCGCTTAGAGATTTCATCAAAAGGAATCTGTGGGAATTGTGAAGAATCAAACATGCGGCATCTGAATTACCGCCATTCCCACTTAGCGTTGCAATTGGTCCAGTTTGTCTTTAACGCTAGCCCAGTCATCTGCATCAGGCAGCGCATCTTTCTTTTCAATAATTGGACGCCATTCTTTGGATAGTTCAGCATTCAACGAAATAAAGTGCGTCTGTTCATCAGGCACATCATCCTCTGCATAAATAGCCTCTACCGGACATTCTGCAACACATAATGTACAATCAATACATTCATCGGGATCTATCACTAGAAAATTAGGTCCTTCACGAAAGCAATCAACCGGACATACATCTACACAATCCGTATATTTACATTTAATACAATTTTCAGTTACAACATAAGCCATGACAACTTTTCCTTGCTTAACACTTTTATAGAATATTGCATTTTAGCAGAATTCCAATAAGTAACACCATCACCAAAACTACCAAAACCATATATTTTAGTGACAATGCGCTCATTGATCTTTTGTTTGATCGATCAAGAAACTACGATGTCACTTCAATTGGCTTCTTGATCACTATTAACTGCTGCTTTCGTACTCAACCCACGTAATCAATATGCATTATCTTTACGCAAGACGATCAAAACAGTTTTAAGAATGATCCAAAGGTCGAGCCAGATGGACCAGTGTTTGAGGTAATACAAATCGTGCTCTATGCGAGCCTGCATTTTTTCCAGCACCTCAGTTTCGCCACGCCAGCCATTAACCTGAGCCCAGCCGGTAATACCAGGCTTAGCTTTATGCCGTAACATATAACCTTTGATCAATTTACGATAAAGCTCATTATGCGCAACTGCATGAGGTCGCGGACCAACGATGCTCATTCGTCCTTGCAATACATTGAAGAATTGCGGTAACTCATCCAGTGATGTTCGCCGGAGAAAGCCACCGATTCTGGTGAATCTTTGGTCGTTTTCTTGTGCCTGCTGGATATCTGCGCCATCTTCAATGACTGTCATAGAGCGGAACTTATAAACAGTGATTTCTTCACCGTTAAGACCATATCGACGCTGTTTAAAAATGATGGGCCCCGGAGAAGTAAACTTTACTGCCAATGCAATACATGCCATTACAGGAGACAACAAAATGATGATAACCAACGCGAGCATAAAATCACTGATGGATTTGACCACACCATCAATACCGGTAAAGGGTGATTCATTCATGGCGACTACCGGAATATCACCAATATACTCAAATCGCGCCTGCATCAAATCGAAGATATAAATATCCGGAAGAAAATAAATAGAAGTTGTAGTATCAGGTAATTCATCCATTAATTTTTGAATTCGAGGCTGAGACGACATTGGCAAACTGATAAAAACCATATCAATACTATGCTTCTGAACATAGGACACGACACCTTCCAATCCTCCCAAGCGTGAACCAAAATTGATCGACGGAGAAACCGGATCAATCTCAGGTTCATCAGATGAATTGGTCGCATCAGATCTAAACCTACCAGCAATTCTTGTGCTACTACGTTCATCGAAAAAACCTTGGAAATTGATCAGAAAAAATGGATGATCAGCAATATGCTTGATAAAGTGCAAACTGTTCTCGTTGATGCCAATGATTATCGCCGAACGCAATTTGCCTTTGTGGTACAGATTAGCAACAATGCTATGGACTGTAAGATGACTTGCGATCAACATCAAGGGCGTAACAATGAACCAAGTCAGCAGAACTTCTCCTGAAAATTGACTATGAAACTTAGTGGCATAACCCAAAAATATCAGGATAACTACAATGATTAGCCAACCCATCACAGTATCGCGCATATAAGCAAGCAAACGCCCCTTGCGCCAGTTACGGTAAACTAGAATACGTTCAAAAATATATGAGGAAATAAAGAAAGTGATAATGACTAGTATCAAATAGTAACTGGTGAAATCTTCCTGATAGAGCCAGGTTGTCAATATCAGCATGCTCCATATAATGAATGGATCAAGCAAGTGCTTGAAAAAAGCTACTATGGGCAAATCATTAACTGTCATCGTTGTCCGTAAGTATATTGTAGGTTGACATTGGCACCATTGGCGTTAAAGCCGCCAAAAACGGAATCTGATTTTAAATCGGCATGATAGGCTGAGGCACTAAGTTCTAGACCAAGATAAGGGTTATATACAAATCTGACAGTAGCGTTGCGAATTCTATTGTGCACACCTAAAGCATTTGATAATTCTGGATCAGTAAGATTTGTTATGCGGTCACCAAAGTTGCGTGTTTCATACGAGAAGTCTCCCTCCATTCGTACTTTTTCTGTAATATTCCAATAAGGTATTAAGCTTACGCCAGTGTTAAGGCTATAGCTTGCAGTCAGATTTTGTCTGGCTGAAGTTTCGCGCCACCCACTAACAGTCAATCCAGTTTTATCTGTTGGCCGCCATTGTAAAAAACCACGTGCATTGAATCCACTGAAATCGCGCTGTGCAAAACTGGCATTCTGACGATCCACCCATCCACCCCGTACCTGGAAGGTGGATTTACTCGTGATATCCCAGTTAATCTTAGCCATGACTTCGTTTTGCTTGTAATCATTATTAACAAATGCTGAGGTAGGTTCAAACGGAAAATTGCCATCTATGTGGCGAAAAAGCACTCCGATTGTATTTCTGCCAGCAGTACCTCGCGAGGAAACATAGTCAATTCCTCCTTCAAACTGGTTTTCAGTACGTTCAAGGAATCTTAAACGAGGAACATCAGGAGGCGCCTTGATACCCAGATCATAATGCGTAAACTCACCATTCAATCGCCATCTTGGATGAAACCGCCAAGCCGCATTAATATATTCTGTCAATTCGGTACGGATGGACTTAATACCCGGCTGAAACAGGAAGGGTGCCAGAGATTGTGTATAACTAGCTCCCATATTACCTTCCAGTTGCTTTCCTAGGAACCAGTTCCAGTTGCCGCTGAAGTTTTTCAGATTGTTGTCCATTACACCGAATCTTTCAAACTGAACGCGACTATAGTTAAAATTAGCACTTAACCGCTGCCGGCTGATTTCCTTCTGAAGGATAACCCCACCGGTAAATCGATGCGACATATCAAAAAGGTCTTTTCTAATAATCGCATTACGAATAGTTTCATCAGAAATATTGTCGCTTCTCTGATTGTCCCTGAAACGCAATAAATTATCATCCGCGGTAAAAATATAACTTCCGTAGGGCTGTATTACTTTACCAAACGTCTGAGCATGAACAGTAAATGGAATGAGAAAAACCAGCAACATG encodes:
- a CDS encoding PD-(D/E)XK nuclease family protein — its product is MFDSSQFPQIPFDEISKRINADSVVVTPNSRLALALNEKFNQDQIKQKKSAWYSADILPFSSLTERIYLESSYVKPIATLPLLLSVHQEQVLWESIILSSEVGKALLRIPQTARLVSEAWYLAHAWRLIHRLGDVVPNEDVREFLGWAETYQNITTQTRRTDQARICDLITEQYEFLDIKKPSLIICYGFDVITPQQIVFLKKLSDCGCEVVVANPTIQWPQSVATIQRCEYTNSQEEIYQAAIWARSKIETVSNSVNGVRVGIVVPALVKYRNTLIRIFKKVMHPDIRFALPGTTRNIAPFNVSLGLELISYPLIDIAFIGLALLNQKVEFNRISYWLRSPFLAGSESEMSQRVLLDAQIRRFSEPEISLERLFILVSRASGGKECPILLHCLSVLRIFGQTRLPESASHTVFARVIAEVLQILGFPGERGLDSSEFQALKKWQLLIANFAALDQVNVKTSYHEAVSRLRQMASDTLFQPETPNVPVQIIDVFDAIGMEFDHLWVMGLSDEQWPLKSHPNPFLPLELQRKAKLPWGSTLESYAYCQRLTRNWLCSAKDIILTYPRYSNDRDGHELKCSPLIRLMPLSGPVVRDMEQHHDRIIQSCEMEYIVDCESPPLDKEIVKQGIRGGTSIIKDYAACPFRAWAKHRLSISGLDAPHTGLNAAERGLLVHQVLAQLWQQLKTKEALDDISDYNLERMLKDITNSAILQMEQYRPIALSGRFAQIEQRRLFRLALEWLDEEKKRSSFKVIAVEEKCVIQIGDLILSTRLDRIDELENGQWIVIDYKTSRKSIQSMIGERPDEPQLPLYLMMEGMKQQAAGAAFAVLKRGEMGFTAIVREANLLPGIKAFSQLEKCARFNTWEDLIAAWQQYLTNLATGFCSGDARVNPKNFPATCKYCDMQLFCRIRERIDDSVTELSKESG
- a CDS encoding undecaprenyl-phosphate glucose phosphotransferase gives rise to the protein MTVNDLPIVAFFKHLLDPFIIWSMLILTTWLYQEDFTSYYLILVIITFFISSYIFERILVYRNWRKGRLLAYMRDTVMGWLIIVVILIFLGYATKFHSQFSGEVLLTWFIVTPLMLIASHLTVHSIVANLYHKGKLRSAIIIGINENSLHFIKHIADHPFFLINFQGFFDERSSTRIAGRFRSDATNSSDEPEIDPVSPSINFGSRLGGLEGVVSYVQKHSIDMVFISLPMSSQPRIQKLMDELPDTTTSIYFLPDIYIFDLMQARFEYIGDIPVVAMNESPFTGIDGVVKSISDFMLALVIIILLSPVMACIALAVKFTSPGPIIFKQRRYGLNGEEITVYKFRSMTVIEDGADIQQAQENDQRFTRIGGFLRRTSLDELPQFFNVLQGRMSIVGPRPHAVAHNELYRKLIKGYMLRHKAKPGITGWAQVNGWRGETEVLEKMQARIEHDLYYLKHWSIWLDLWIILKTVLIVLRKDNAY
- a CDS encoding UvrD-helicase domain-containing protein; the encoded protein is MANSKIIPDADERRQALDPSQSFIVQAPAGSGKTALLIQRYLKLLTCVDAPEEVVAITFTRKAAAEMRTRVLAELEIEHNPDEAETTHEKLNQELAAAVLLRDQQAGWYLIEHPERLRIQTIDSLCASLTRQMPMLSKFGAQPETIEDATDFYLEAVRVTLELMQQDHAIAHDVEQLLEHLDNDMARVETLLIEMLAQRDHWLRHIHAKTRQELEESLQNLRYHALQYVLLQFPKVLENELLALLRYAAINLTADGKKSSILFPNQIYSLSSANVEHWYGIAELLLTREGSWRKKISINEGFPSGNSKIEKDEAKKWKNRWGALVAALSSEEVFRQALHDMRLLPPPYYTDRQWKILGAITRLLPNAVAQLKIIFQTSGFVDFSEVTQRALLALGESEFPTDLALALDYRIQHLLIDEFQDTSISQYKLIEKLIAGWEMGDGRSLFAVGDPMQSIYRFREAEVGLFLQARNTGIGHLVLQPITLSSNFRSQRGIIDWVNETFTQIMPIREEIESGAVPYTPSTAIHSRFTEIAVKVYPLFDKNQIAEANQVVEIIQQNRRDYPTNTIAILVRNRSHLQTIVQKLKESGLRFRAIDIELLHYRPVVQDLLVLTRALINLADKVAWFALLRAPWCGFLLKDIDALLKTSNEHKEKDCDTTINETVLWQLIDDPNHWCYLSDDAKARIERLRDALAPCIMHRERQSLRMTVEAVWQALGGPGCINPIIKKNSNYISTTWSDAMIFLDYLEMQEEVGTIRDLIGFEKGLNALYASQDLVADDSLQIMTIHKAKGLEFDTVIVPGMGREQRRNDKQLLKWMEQPHDRIKVETKLVSPELLLAPIQETGLDSDPIYRWMEKIDCKKEQNEADRLLYVAATRARKFLHLLGHVNLVESEEGKYIPKKPAVGSLLHRLWPVMQLIYFDAVEKNTMDKNLKLENKDCEVIISDINNQGIYRLKEGWTLPDAPKSVAWKEIYETKQIQEDIEFSWAGEMARHVGNVVHRWLKKIADDELRAWDTERIRMMHDCFKQNLLADGMSGNDKEVENAIDRIILALINAISDERGRWILGSHRHAKNELRVVGIVDNKLMNCVIDRTFTDSRGVRWIIDYKTGSHEGADVDNFLNREQIRYYEQLNYYAKLMRQIDSQPIKLGIYFPLIKGWREWE
- the fdxA gene encoding ferredoxin FdxA: MAYVVTENCIKCKYTDCVDVCPVDCFREGPNFLVIDPDECIDCTLCVAECPVEAIYAEDDVPDEQTHFISLNAELSKEWRPIIEKKDALPDADDWASVKDKLDQLQR
- the epsL gene encoding XrtB/PEP-CTERM-associated polysaccharide biosynthesis outer membrane protein EpsL, with protein sequence MKYLFNEAKGGYIFQCHMFNVICLLRLIWLGFLVSGCMLLVFLIPFTVHAQTFGKVIQPYGSYIFTADDNLLRFRDNQRSDNISDETIRNAIIRKDLFDMSHRFTGGVILQKEISRQRLSANFNYSRVQFERFGVMDNNLKNFSGNWNWFLGKQLEGNMGASYTQSLAPFLFQPGIKSIRTELTEYINAAWRFHPRWRLNGEFTHYDLGIKAPPDVPRLRFLERTENQFEGGIDYVSSRGTAGRNTIGVLFRHIDGNFPFEPTSAFVNNDYKQNEVMAKINWDITSKSTFQVRGGWVDRQNASFAQRDFSGFNARGFLQWRPTDKTGLTVSGWRETSARQNLTASYSLNTGVSLIPYWNITEKVRMEGDFSYETRNFGDRITNLTDPELSNALGVHNRIRNATVRFVYNPYLGLELSASAYHADLKSDSVFGGFNANGANVNLQYTYGQR